The following DNA comes from Mycobacterium sp. MS1601.
CGTCGTCGGCGCCGGCCGGCAGTGTGACCGAGCGGAGGAAAGAGCCGTAGGAGAACTCCGACCGCCCGCTGGGCTCCTCCTTCCGCTCGCTTCGCTCCGCCTTGATGGTGAGGACACCGTCACGCACGGTGACGTCGACGTCCTTCTCCGGGTCCACCCCCGGGATCTCGGCCTGCAGCTGATACTTGCCGTCCAACACGGCGTCCTCAACCTTGATGATGTGGCCGTCGAACGGTGGTCGCAGGTTTGCCCAGCCGGGTAGCCCTGAGAAGAAGTCGGAAACGTCCGGCCAGAACGAGCGATGCTGGTGCACAGCAAGATTGCTCATGATGTGTCCTTTCGTAGTGATGTTGCCGCAAAACCAGATCCGACCACCGGGGCAGGGTGGGGGACTAGGGGCAGAAGTCCTCGCCACACAGGTCGATGGTCCGGCGAGAGTTGGCGGCGCCCCAACCCAAGGTCGAGCAACGCCCTGACGGTTGTCGCGGTTGGCCTGCAGCGAGCGGGCTCACAGGACTCCGGCAAACAAGTCGTAGCCGTATTGGTTGTGGTTTGTTCGCCGAGATGGTGCAGTTCTTTGCCGACGCGCTGTACAAACGCCAGACACTGGTGACAACCGGCCCTAGGCAGGTCCAGCTATGCGCGGGAAGCTGCTGGCATGCCTTCCAACACCGTCAAGACCGGTGCCGCACTGGGATTTCTCTACGTCGCACGGCGGTACTACCGCAACTGGGGAACCACCAAAGAGGAGTGCTCGGAGACACTGCCAGGGGACGATCTGGTGGAGGCTCCGGCCGTCCAGACCACCGAAGGAATCTGGATCGACGCACCCGCGGCCGACGTCTGGCCCTGGCTGATCCAGATGGGCCAGGACCGCGGTGGCCTCTACAGCTACGAGAAGCTCGAAAATCTTGCGGGTCTGCAGTACCACAACACCGATGTCGTACATCAGGAGTGGCAACATCTGCTGCCTGGGGATGTCGTTCGGCTGGCACCCCAGCGGTGGCTGGGACTTCGGGACGGCCTCGTGCTCGAAGTCGCCAAGGTGGTGGAAGGGCAGTCGATAGTGCTGCGCGCGACCCCTGCACGTCAGCACTGGAACGCGGTGTGGTCGTTTCACGTGCTCCCGCGATGGGATGACCGGTGCAGGCTGCTGATTAGGTCTCGAACGGGATTACGCCACCCTGGTGAAGTACTCGCCACCGAAATCGCCGGGCCGGCCTTGGCGATCATCACCCGGGGGATGCTGTTGGGAATCAAACGTCGCGTAGAGAATCTGGCCCAAGCCGACGCGGCAGCGGCGGCCGCCAGCGGGGATGGCCAGCGGGTGCGCTAGAACTCTCATCTCTGGGCGCGCTTGCCGGGCGGTCGAACTGGAACCGGCGACCGCTGACCCGCAGCGGACGAATGCGGACGAAATGTTGTTTGTCCGCGTCCACCCATGGCCGCAGCCCGGCCTGCTCTGCAACGTCGATCTCGTCGTCGGTGGACAGAATCCTTGCGAACCCCTTGACGATGACGCTCCAGCCTTGAGTGTGCTCGTGGCCGTCCGCCTCGAAGGTGACGTTGTGATTGATGGCGGTGCTGACCAGCTTCGTTCCTCCGGCGGTCCGGAACAACAGAGTGCGGTCCTGAACGGCGAAGTTGACCGGGAACACTTCGGGTTCGCCGTCAACACTGGTGATGAGGCGGCCTAGCGAGACGCTGGACAACAGATCCCAGCAGGTGCTCTCCGGTAGGACGGTGGCGAGTTGGGTTTGGTTGGACATGGCCGTGACGCTACGCAGTTTTTCACGTCGGGAACGTGGCCGAAAGGCCCTACCTCATGGAGTATTTGGGCGCGGCCCAGGTTCTTTGAGTGTCAACACACCGCCGAAACCGGAGGTCGACCGCGTCCGAGTTCCTCGGCAACTGCACTTGCCGCCCATCGGCTCCCACGTACCCAATGGGTTGGTGATCGCATCTCTGAGTCCGCACGTCAAGACTGTCTGCACAGCTATCAGTGATGCCCATCCTGGGCCGGAGGTTTACGCGGGTGAGCGGATGCGCTTTGGTCCCGTCCAATAATGCGCGGGTGGGTTGCTTAACCGGCGGACCACTCCTTGGCTTGTTCGAGCTCGTCGAGGCCGAACAGTTTCAGTTCGCCGGGAACCATCCAGGCCAAGGCGTGCAGGGCGTGCGCTATCCACTCCTTGTCGGTGACCACCGCCATGCGCTTGAAGGACGAATGGTGCTGGAACACAACACCGAAACCCTGTTTGAGGTCCTCGGTGAGACCGCCGGGTCCAAAGCCCCGGTAGTCGCTGTCGATGACCTCGACGAACCGGATCTCGTCGGTGTCGAGAAGCTGTTGCATCGTGGGTCTGAACTCGCGGATGTCGTCACCGGTGAGCTTGCCGGAGACGCGGATGCCGGTGACACCCTCGGGGGTGTCGGGTAGTACCTCGATCATGTTGCGGTGTCCTCTCTGACGTCAGTGAACGTGCCGACCCGCGGCGCGGTCCCGGATTCCTCGCAGCATCCGTTGCTCCATCACGAAGTGCGGTACGTCGAACCAGAAGTGGCCGACGGGTGTACCGCTGCCACGGGCCACCAGCCTGATGCCGCCGTTGGTCGGACGAACAACGAAGCTCCACGAGCCGTGAGCTTTCCGTCCCTCCGTCAGACGGGTGAAATCAGCCGGCGAAACCAGCACCAGATGTGACTCAGTCCGCACGGCGGCGACGATCTGCCGCGCCGACTGGCCGTACCGCCGGGCCAGCCACACGGTGTCGCCGACGTGCAGCGGTTGCCACTCCGGGTGAATGTGGTTCGCATTGTGCATGTCTGCACCGAGGGCGCGTTCCAGCCATGCGTAGCTGTAGAAGCCGCCACGGCCTTCGCCCATCTGTGCCAGCCAGGGCCAGACGGCGTCAGCCGTGGCAGGGATCCAGATGGCTCGTGTGGTCCGCGGCAGTTCGGTTTCGGTGAGCTCATCGCCGGGCAAGGAATCGACGATCTCGTCGGGATGCGCGCCCCACGTGTACATCCAGGGGCGGAACAGGCCGCGGTAGAGGGCAATGATCCACACTGCAAACATGGCCAGCGCCAGTCCGAACCGTTGTTGTCCCATTCCCGCACGATCACATCCCGAGTTGTGCTGCATCAGGGTCGAAAGGCCGCACACCGGAGGTCTTGTGGGGTCTAGCCGCGGGACTCTGCGATCACACCCGGGTGCGTCACCGGGCGTGTGGGACCTAAGACACCGGCTGACTGGGACCTTCGCCGACGGGGTATGGTCCTGCGCCGCTACGCGCACCGGCCGGGGCCGACGACAGTGAGTGCATGCACGAGGACCGCTATGTCAAGAACATCGCTGAGCTGGGGATCACCGACGCCGAGGAGGCGGGCGGCAAAGGCGCCAACATGGGTGAGCTGGTGTCGGCCGGTTTGCCTGTCCCACCGGGCTTCGTCCTGCTCCGCGGCGCCTACGTCGAATCGATGCGCGCTGCCGGTGTTGATGCCGAACTGCGTGCGCTGCACGACGAAGCGCTGCACGCCGTCGCAGACTCCGGTCGTCTCACCGAGCTGTGCGGACGAATGCAGGAACTTGTCCACAAAGGGGGGTTGGCCGACGACGTGGTCGAGGCGGCGCTGTCGGCTTACCAACGACTCGGGAGGGGATGTGTTGTCGCGGTCCGTTCCTCGGCGACGGGGGAAGACGGTCGCGATGCCTCCTTCGCCGGGATGAATGCGACGCTGACCAACATCGCCGGTGAAACTTCGTTGCGCGAAGCCGTTGTGCGGTGCTGGATGTCACTCTTCTCGCCACGTGTGGTGGCCTACCGCGCGAGCAAGCATTTCACTGCCGAACCGGCAATGGCCGTGGTGGTGCAGCAGATGGTTCAATCGGAGAAAGCCGGTGTGGCGTTCACCGCGGACCCTAGCACCGGTGCTCCGGACCGAGTGGTGATCGAGGCTGCCTACGGGCTGGGTGAGGTGGTGGTGTCCGGCGCCGTGGAACCGGATACCTATGTGGTGGCCAAGGACACGCTCGAGGTGCTGGACGTCCGGGTCGGGCGGCAGGGTTTCAAGATCGTCCGCGGGTCCGACGGCCATGACCAACGCGTCACCCTGGACGCGGACCTGGCCGGCGCCCGGGTACTCGACGACGTTGAGTTGAGGCGCGTGGCCGATCTGGCGGTCAGCGCCGAGCGCCACAACGGATGCCCCCAGGACACCGAGTGGGCGATCAGCAACGGACAGACCTACCTGGTGCAGGCTCGTCCCATCACCACACTGCGCCAGGCGTCCACCCTGACACCCGACGATCACGCCGTACTGGTACGCGGACTGGCGGCCGCACCGGGGCTCGGTTCTGGACCGGTCACAGTGCTCGCGGATCCCGGCGAGGGCGACCGCCTTCGTGACGGGGACGTCCTGGTTGCCCAGATGACCAATCCGGACTGGCTCCCGACCATCCGCCGGGCCGCGGGACTGGTGACCGACACCGGCGGCATGACCTGCCACGCCGCCATCGTGGCCAGGGAGCTGGGGGTGCCGTGCGTGGTAGGCGCACGTAGTGCGACCACTGACCTGCATGACGGCCTGACGGTGACTGTCGACGGCACCCGGGGACGCGTCCTCGCGGGGAAGATCGAGGTGGCGGACCCGGCCGGCGTCGGTGCGGTGGTGGATCGGTACGGGCCGCAACCACATGTCGCGGAGGTGACGGCCACCAGGGTGTACGTCAACCTGGCGATGCCGGACACCGCTGAGGCTGCCGCGGCGCTGGACTGTGACGGCGTGGGGCTGCTGCGTGCGGAATTCATGCTGACGCAGGCTTTGAGCGGCAGGCACCCCCGTGCTCTGATCGCGAGCGGCAAGCAGGCTTCACTGGTGGACGCGATGGTCGCGTCACTGAGTCGGATCGCCGCGGCCTTCTCGCCCCGCCCGGTGATATACCGCGCCACCGACTTTCGTACCAACGAGTTCCGCAATCTCGCCGGTGGCGACTCCTACGAGCCGCTGGAACACAATCCGATGATTGGCTACCGGGGGTGTTACCGCTATGTCAGCGACCCGAGCTTGTTCGATCTGGAGCTGCAGGTCCTGGCGCGGGTTCGAGAACAGTTCCCGAATCTTCAACTCATGATTCCGTTTGTGCGGACCAAATGGGAGTTGGAACGGTGCTTGGATCTGGTGGACGCCAGTCCGCTCGGCCGACAGCGCGGTCTGCACCGCTGGGTGATGGCCGAAGTGCCCTCGGTGGTGCACTGGTTGCCGGAATACATCGGCCTCGGTATCGACGGCGTGTCGATCGGCAGCAACGACCTGACGCAGCTGCTGTTGGGCGTAGACCGGGATTCCGAGATCTGTGCGGAGTTGTTCGACGAATCCGATCCGGCGGTTCTCCATGCTATCCGCCGGATCATCCACACCGCCAACAAGTTCGGGATCACGTCCTCCTTGTGCGGGCAGGCGCCGTCGACCGATCCCGCCTTTGCCGAGTACCTCGTGCGAATGGGCATCACTTCGGTATCTGTCAATCCGGACGCCGTGGATGGCGCTCGACGCGCGATCGGCGCCGCGGAACGGCGGGTGCTCCTGGATGCGGCCCGGTGAACCCAGCGTGACGACGCAGGTCCTGCCACACAAGGTGAGCCCGGAGCAGGTGTGCGTCGCTTCGATCCCGGAGTTGCTGACGTCATTGAACGCGTCGAGGGCGGGCTTGTCCGGCCGAGAGGCTGCCGACCGACGAGCGAAGTGGGGGCCGAACGCCGTTCGCACACACGGCGTCAGTGCCCTGCGGGTTCTTCTCCGTCAACTCGACAACGCTGTCTTGGGTTTGCTGGCCGCTACCGCGGTGGTCTCGTACTTCCTCGGGGATCGCACTCAAGCGTTGATCATCGGCGTCATCCTGGCCGTCAGTGTCGGACTGGGTTTTGTCAACGAATACCGGGCCGA
Coding sequences within:
- a CDS encoding Hsp20/alpha crystallin family protein — translated: MSNLAVHQHRSFWPDVSDFFSGLPGWANLRPPFDGHIIKVEDAVLDGKYQLQAEIPGVDPEKDVDVTVRDGVLTIKAERSERKEEPSGRSEFSYGSFLRSVTLPAGADDESIKATYDKGILTVTVPLKESAVTEKHVSIESTK
- a CDS encoding STAS/SEC14 domain-containing protein, yielding MIEVLPDTPEGVTGIRVSGKLTGDDIREFRPTMQQLLDTDEIRFVEVIDSDYRGFGPGGLTEDLKQGFGVVFQHHSSFKRMAVVTDKEWIAHALHALAWMVPGELKLFGLDELEQAKEWSAG
- a CDS encoding pyridoxamine 5'-phosphate oxidase family protein gives rise to the protein MSNQTQLATVLPESTCWDLLSSVSLGRLITSVDGEPEVFPVNFAVQDRTLLFRTAGGTKLVSTAINHNVTFEADGHEHTQGWSVIVKGFARILSTDDEIDVAEQAGLRPWVDADKQHFVRIRPLRVSGRRFQFDRPASAPRDESSSAPAGHPRWRPPLPRRLGPDSLRDV
- the ppsA gene encoding phosphoenolpyruvate synthase — its product is MHEDRYVKNIAELGITDAEEAGGKGANMGELVSAGLPVPPGFVLLRGAYVESMRAAGVDAELRALHDEALHAVADSGRLTELCGRMQELVHKGGLADDVVEAALSAYQRLGRGCVVAVRSSATGEDGRDASFAGMNATLTNIAGETSLREAVVRCWMSLFSPRVVAYRASKHFTAEPAMAVVVQQMVQSEKAGVAFTADPSTGAPDRVVIEAAYGLGEVVVSGAVEPDTYVVAKDTLEVLDVRVGRQGFKIVRGSDGHDQRVTLDADLAGARVLDDVELRRVADLAVSAERHNGCPQDTEWAISNGQTYLVQARPITTLRQASTLTPDDHAVLVRGLAAAPGLGSGPVTVLADPGEGDRLRDGDVLVAQMTNPDWLPTIRRAAGLVTDTGGMTCHAAIVARELGVPCVVGARSATTDLHDGLTVTVDGTRGRVLAGKIEVADPAGVGAVVDRYGPQPHVAEVTATRVYVNLAMPDTAEAAAALDCDGVGLLRAEFMLTQALSGRHPRALIASGKQASLVDAMVASLSRIAAAFSPRPVIYRATDFRTNEFRNLAGGDSYEPLEHNPMIGYRGCYRYVSDPSLFDLELQVLARVREQFPNLQLMIPFVRTKWELERCLDLVDASPLGRQRGLHRWVMAEVPSVVHWLPEYIGLGIDGVSIGSNDLTQLLLGVDRDSEICAELFDESDPAVLHAIRRIIHTANKFGITSSLCGQAPSTDPAFAEYLVRMGITSVSVNPDAVDGARRAIGAAERRVLLDAAR